The proteins below are encoded in one region of Nitrospira lenta:
- the queG gene encoding tRNA epoxyqueuosine(34) reductase QueG: protein MPLSRAIKQEALALGFDAVGITRVDTPASPQPTLATRLNQWLQRGYHATMAWIERTPEKRADPRIVLPGCHAIICVGMNYLTDERADERPGHGRIARYAWGQDYHDVLGKKLKQLEERIAALAPQAITRSYVDTGPIMEKAWAEQAGLGWIGKHSNLVSSDHGSWLLLGEILTTLELEPDEPATDLCGSCTLCIQACPTQAITEPYVVDANRCLSYLTIEHRGEAATIPNDLQRQFGNHIFGCDDCLDVCPFNLQAGFTREPAFYPSPLTQAPSLEHLAHMDDATFKSSFQRSPIRRAKLVGLQRNVAIARSNQPLHAP, encoded by the coding sequence ATGCCCCTCTCTCGGGCGATCAAACAAGAAGCCCTCGCGCTCGGATTCGACGCCGTCGGGATCACCCGCGTAGACACCCCAGCCTCCCCGCAACCAACGCTTGCCACACGACTGAATCAGTGGCTCCAGCGCGGTTACCACGCCACCATGGCCTGGATAGAGCGGACGCCGGAGAAACGAGCCGATCCGCGTATTGTCTTACCCGGCTGTCATGCCATCATCTGCGTTGGCATGAACTATCTGACGGATGAGCGTGCCGATGAACGGCCCGGCCACGGCCGCATCGCCCGCTATGCCTGGGGACAGGACTATCACGACGTGCTCGGCAAGAAGCTCAAACAGCTGGAAGAAAGAATCGCCGCATTGGCCCCTCAGGCGATCACGAGATCCTATGTTGATACCGGGCCGATCATGGAAAAGGCCTGGGCAGAACAGGCAGGGCTGGGCTGGATCGGGAAGCACTCCAATCTCGTGTCCTCGGACCATGGATCCTGGCTCCTGTTGGGGGAAATTCTCACGACGCTAGAATTGGAGCCGGATGAACCGGCAACGGATCTTTGCGGAAGTTGCACCCTCTGCATTCAGGCCTGTCCCACGCAGGCCATCACCGAACCCTACGTCGTGGATGCCAACCGCTGCCTCTCCTATCTGACGATCGAACATCGCGGGGAAGCCGCCACGATCCCGAACGACCTGCAGCGGCAATTCGGCAATCATATTTTTGGCTGCGACGATTGTCTCGATGTCTGTCCGTTCAATTTACAGGCAGGCTTCACCCGCGAACCAGCCTTTTACCCTTCTCCTCTCACACAAGCCCCTTCCCTGGAGCACCTGGCCCACATGGATGACGCGACGTTCAAATCATCCTTTCAACGCAGTCCGATCCGCAGAGCGAAGCTTGTCGGGCTCCAACGGAATGTGGCGATTGCCCGATCAAACCAGCCGCTCCACGCGCCGTAG
- a CDS encoding sigma-54-dependent transcriptional regulator — MNPTTILLISRDPQIRHALEQVVPSHTTILAVPDVAAGIKELSRENLALVLCEGSPEASRPLLHHTNLHPSSPSVILIGSRDSARDAVEALRAGATDYLSAPIAVPELDTVVRRALSAQNPPAASKRPADRFDLIVSLSPQMQLIKQLAREVAATDATVLITGESGTGKELVAQAIHDASPRALGPLIALNCAGIPEQLLESELFGYHQGAFTDAKHTKAGRFQLAEGGTLFLDEIGEMSASAQAKLLRVLEDHRVDPLGDTHSHTVNIRIIAATNEDLPAQIKTGRFRLDLYYRLNVYQLRIPPLRERLEDIAPILQHFLAQARRDRGCRIADISPEALAVLQRHHWPGNVRELHNVVEWLTITCKAQHIEPQHLPSSVKTGKAPDLPGGELKPSLLAFGLSFQDMEKKMLEEALRKSGGNVSEASRLLKITRNTLRYRMAKHRIQ; from the coding sequence ATGAACCCTACGACAATTCTTCTGATTTCACGTGACCCGCAGATACGGCATGCTCTTGAGCAAGTCGTTCCTTCCCATACCACCATACTCGCCGTACCCGATGTGGCCGCAGGGATCAAGGAACTCTCCCGCGAAAACCTCGCACTCGTTTTGTGCGAAGGCAGCCCGGAAGCCAGCCGCCCCCTATTGCACCACACCAACCTGCATCCAAGCTCCCCCTCCGTCATTCTGATTGGATCGCGCGACTCGGCGCGGGATGCCGTCGAAGCCCTGCGGGCCGGCGCGACCGACTATCTAAGCGCACCCATCGCCGTGCCTGAGCTTGATACCGTCGTTCGCCGCGCCTTGTCTGCGCAGAACCCGCCGGCCGCCTCCAAACGGCCGGCGGATCGCTTCGATCTCATCGTCAGCCTGTCCCCGCAAATGCAGCTCATTAAACAACTCGCGCGTGAAGTCGCTGCGACTGACGCGACGGTGCTGATCACGGGAGAAAGCGGCACCGGCAAAGAGCTCGTTGCCCAGGCCATTCACGACGCCAGTCCGCGAGCCCTCGGCCCGCTCATTGCGCTGAATTGCGCCGGCATTCCCGAACAGTTGCTTGAATCGGAACTCTTCGGCTATCACCAAGGCGCCTTCACCGACGCGAAACACACGAAGGCCGGACGCTTCCAACTCGCCGAAGGCGGCACGCTGTTTCTCGACGAAATCGGTGAGATGAGCGCGTCGGCACAAGCCAAGTTACTGCGAGTCCTCGAAGATCATCGCGTCGATCCGCTCGGCGATACGCACAGCCACACGGTCAATATCCGAATTATCGCCGCGACGAACGAAGATCTCCCGGCGCAGATCAAGACCGGGCGCTTCCGCCTCGATCTCTACTACCGGCTGAATGTGTATCAGCTGCGTATCCCACCGCTGCGTGAACGCCTGGAAGACATTGCGCCAATCCTTCAGCACTTCCTGGCGCAGGCGCGCCGCGACCGCGGATGCCGCATCGCCGACATCAGCCCGGAAGCCTTAGCCGTACTCCAGCGGCATCATTGGCCAGGCAACGTGCGAGAACTTCACAATGTGGTCGAATGGCTTACGATTACCTGCAAGGCGCAACACATCGAACCGCAGCACCTCCCGTCCTCGGTCAAGACCGGAAAAGCTCCCGATCTGCCAGGCGGTGAACTCAAGCCGTCGCTGCTCGCCTTCGGCCTGTCGTTTCAAGACATGGAAAAAAAGATGCTGGAGGAAGCCCTCCGCAAATCAGGCGGGAACGTGTCCGAAGCCAGCCGGCTCCTTAAAATCACCCGGAACACCCTGCGTTACCGTATGGCCAAGCACCGCATCCAGTAA
- a CDS encoding endonuclease MutS2 — protein MVDSLSEKAAQALEWPKVLERLAEGAQSVLGAARCRGLALDNDLEILARRQQETTEWLRLSDGSDPAPVLSFPDTREVVQRASKGGVLEALELRDCGLVLTRMDEVARFCVRHADEAPTVVALAAGLQSTRELQRITQALDAAIQPDGAIKESATPELRRLTHAAQELKQRMREQLDRILHSSRYEDILQESYFAQREGRYVLPVKADMRGRMPGIVHDVSASGATVFLEPRELVELNNSIKVADLEIEREVRRILRELTLLVAGQADALQAGVEVLAELDSVQAKAALSRRLMANPVMLNDQGRVMLKQARHPLLVLAKDDVVANDILLDESIRVLVISGPNTGGKTVTLKIVGLFSLMVRAGLHLPCAPESEMAIFPELYADIGDAQDLSRDLSSFSAHMSQMVQLLAESARSVSSGADIGQSLVLLDEPVTSTDPQEGAALAEALLCHLASLNMKVVVTTHYGPLKELAQTMPGFANASVEFDVTRLAPTYRLFLGVPGGSSALEIAGRLGMNEKILDDARQRLPKDDRRLEDLMVDLQQKQRQLADDLERAAQARAEAECAAVEAKALQARLEEAELDARKGLKKKLGEQFQRARAEVQATVDALKREQKLIKAKETSQRLSELEIQAKQELIPAGEPIPVERLRIGALVEIAGLGMTGSLLEDPQGKKRVRVKVGEGEVLATVANLIGVASGAAVPTPGSPASAATPRKFSTGGGLGLDEQTVVDVRGQAADEALDHVIAALDRATLDGAPFLRIIHGHGTGKLKASLRAYFKESPYVAATRPGDRAEGGDGVTIVSVR, from the coding sequence ATGGTGGATTCGCTGTCAGAAAAAGCCGCGCAGGCGCTGGAGTGGCCCAAGGTCCTTGAGCGCTTGGCGGAAGGCGCTCAGTCCGTGCTGGGGGCTGCCCGTTGCCGAGGCCTGGCGCTGGACAACGATCTCGAGATCTTGGCGAGGCGTCAGCAGGAGACGACGGAGTGGTTGCGGTTGAGCGATGGGAGCGATCCGGCCCCGGTGTTGTCGTTTCCGGATACGCGCGAGGTCGTCCAACGGGCCAGCAAAGGTGGTGTGCTGGAGGCGCTGGAGCTGCGGGACTGCGGACTTGTTTTGACACGGATGGACGAGGTCGCGCGCTTTTGCGTCCGGCATGCCGACGAGGCTCCGACGGTGGTGGCCCTGGCAGCCGGCTTGCAGTCGACGCGTGAGCTTCAGCGCATTACGCAGGCGCTTGATGCCGCGATTCAACCTGATGGTGCGATCAAAGAGTCGGCGACGCCGGAGTTGCGCCGTCTCACGCATGCGGCGCAGGAGCTGAAGCAGCGTATGCGCGAGCAGCTCGATCGAATTCTGCACTCCAGTCGATATGAGGACATTCTTCAAGAATCGTATTTCGCGCAGCGGGAGGGCCGCTATGTGTTGCCGGTGAAGGCGGACATGCGCGGGCGTATGCCGGGGATTGTGCACGATGTGTCGGCCAGCGGCGCGACGGTATTTCTCGAACCGCGCGAACTGGTGGAATTGAATAATTCGATCAAGGTTGCCGATCTTGAAATCGAGCGGGAAGTGCGGCGAATCTTGCGTGAGCTGACGCTCCTGGTTGCCGGACAGGCGGACGCATTGCAAGCCGGAGTCGAGGTGTTGGCGGAGCTGGATTCGGTACAGGCGAAGGCGGCCCTCAGTCGGCGGCTCATGGCTAATCCCGTGATGTTGAATGACCAGGGGCGTGTCATGCTGAAACAGGCGCGTCATCCGCTGTTGGTTTTGGCAAAGGATGACGTCGTGGCGAACGATATTCTGCTTGATGAGTCCATCCGCGTCCTAGTCATTTCCGGTCCCAATACCGGCGGCAAGACCGTCACGCTGAAGATTGTCGGATTATTTTCGCTGATGGTCCGAGCGGGGTTGCATCTCCCCTGTGCGCCTGAGTCGGAGATGGCGATTTTTCCTGAACTCTATGCCGACATCGGGGATGCGCAGGATCTGAGCCGCGACCTCTCCAGTTTTTCGGCCCACATGTCGCAGATGGTGCAATTACTCGCAGAGTCGGCTCGCTCGGTGAGCAGCGGGGCGGATATCGGTCAGTCGCTGGTCTTGCTCGACGAACCGGTGACGTCGACGGATCCGCAGGAGGGGGCGGCGCTGGCCGAAGCGCTCTTGTGTCACTTGGCATCGCTGAACATGAAAGTCGTGGTGACGACCCACTACGGACCGTTGAAAGAATTGGCCCAGACGATGCCGGGGTTTGCCAATGCCAGCGTTGAGTTTGATGTGACGCGCTTGGCGCCGACCTATCGCTTGTTTCTCGGTGTGCCGGGAGGCTCGTCGGCGTTGGAGATCGCCGGTCGTTTAGGAATGAATGAAAAAATTTTGGACGATGCGCGGCAGCGCCTACCCAAGGATGACCGGCGGTTGGAAGACCTCATGGTCGATCTTCAACAGAAACAGCGGCAGTTGGCCGACGATCTGGAGCGGGCGGCACAGGCGCGGGCCGAAGCCGAATGTGCCGCTGTTGAAGCGAAGGCGTTGCAGGCCCGCTTGGAAGAGGCGGAATTGGATGCGCGCAAGGGATTGAAGAAAAAACTGGGCGAGCAATTTCAGCGGGCGCGGGCTGAGGTGCAGGCCACGGTCGATGCCCTCAAGCGCGAACAGAAACTGATCAAGGCCAAGGAGACGTCTCAACGCCTCAGCGAATTGGAGATTCAGGCGAAACAGGAATTGATCCCCGCCGGCGAGCCGATTCCCGTCGAGCGGCTGCGGATTGGAGCCCTCGTGGAAATCGCCGGATTGGGCATGACCGGCAGTCTGCTCGAAGATCCGCAGGGAAAGAAACGTGTTCGCGTGAAAGTGGGTGAAGGTGAAGTGCTGGCCACGGTGGCGAATCTCATTGGCGTCGCTTCCGGCGCGGCGGTGCCAACACCGGGGTCGCCCGCATCCGCAGCAACTCCGCGCAAGTTTTCAACCGGCGGCGGGCTGGGTCTTGACGAGCAGACAGTGGTTGATGTGCGCGGGCAGGCGGCCGATGAGGCGCTGGATCATGTCATTGCCGCCTTGGATCGGGCGACGTTGGACGGCGCGCCGTTTCTGCGCATCATTCATGGACATGGAACCGGCAAGCTCAAAGCCTCTCTCCGGGCCTATTTTAAAGAGTCTCCCTATGTTGCCGCCACGCGCCCCGGCGATCGAGCCGAAGGGGGCGACGGCGTGACGATTGTATCGGTGCGCTAA
- the gap gene encoding type I glyceraldehyde-3-phosphate dehydrogenase has protein sequence MAIRIGINGFGRIGRNVLRASLRDPALEFVAINDLTDAKTLAYLLKYDSVHGTLDATVEAKGDQIFVDGKPIKVLAIKDPKELPWKDLNVDVVIESTGRFTDRENASKHLSAGAKQVIISAPATDPDVTIVLGVNDDTFDPKAHHIISNASCTTNCLAPVTKVLLENFGIKHGVMTTIHSYTNDQQLLDLPHKDLRRARAAGMSMIPTSTGAAKALHLVIPQLKGKLDGLAIRVPTPNVSLVDLTVETEKDCTIAEVNAAFKKAADGPLKNILLYSEDPIVSIDKNGDPHSATLDAPLTNVIDKRMVKVTAWYDNEWGYSCRVRDLIKFTAERAKGK, from the coding sequence ATGGCTATTCGCATAGGAATCAACGGATTTGGACGTATCGGACGAAATGTGTTGCGGGCTTCCTTGAGGGACCCGGCTCTGGAATTTGTCGCCATCAACGACCTCACAGATGCAAAAACGCTCGCCTATCTTTTGAAATATGATTCGGTACACGGCACTCTCGATGCCACGGTGGAAGCCAAAGGGGATCAGATATTCGTCGACGGTAAGCCGATCAAGGTGCTGGCCATTAAGGATCCGAAGGAACTTCCGTGGAAGGACCTCAACGTCGACGTGGTCATCGAGTCGACGGGGCGCTTCACCGATCGCGAAAACGCCAGCAAACATTTGTCGGCCGGAGCCAAGCAGGTGATCATCTCGGCTCCCGCAACCGATCCGGATGTGACCATCGTGCTCGGCGTCAACGACGACACGTTCGACCCGAAGGCCCATCACATTATTTCGAATGCCTCCTGCACGACCAACTGCCTCGCGCCGGTCACCAAGGTATTGCTGGAAAATTTCGGCATCAAGCACGGCGTCATGACGACGATCCACTCCTATACCAACGATCAGCAGCTGCTGGATCTTCCGCATAAGGATCTGCGCCGCGCACGAGCGGCCGGCATGTCCATGATTCCGACCAGCACAGGTGCGGCCAAAGCCCTCCATCTGGTCATTCCTCAGCTGAAAGGCAAATTGGACGGATTGGCCATTCGCGTCCCGACCCCGAACGTTTCCCTGGTCGACCTCACGGTAGAAACCGAGAAAGATTGCACCATTGCCGAAGTGAATGCGGCCTTCAAGAAAGCCGCCGACGGCCCATTGAAGAATATCTTGCTCTATTCGGAAGATCCGATCGTCTCCATCGACAAAAACGGTGATCCGCACTCGGCAACGTTGGATGCACCGCTGACCAATGTGATCGATAAGCGGATGGTCAAGGTCACGGCCTGGTACGACAACGAGTGGGGCTACTCCTGCCGCGTGCGAGACTTGATCAAGTTCACCGCGGAACGGGCCAAAGGAAAGTAG
- a CDS encoding phosphoglycerate kinase: MNLRKQTIDDVKLRGKRVIIRADFNVPLDESLQITDDTRIRSTLPTINRVVDEGAKVILCSHLGRPKGAFDPKYSLAPVAKRLSRLLGKDVIFAPDCIGPAVEKLVAKMNPGDVMLLENLRFHPGEEQNDDAFAKALAALGDVFVNDAFGAAHRAHASTVGITKFIKASAAGALLKKEIEYLEGAVANPVRPFVAILGGAKVSGKIGVIENLGKRVDKVIIGGGMAFTFLKAKGLEIGNSLVEKDMLDFARGIEEHALSRGVKFYLPVDCVVAASREPGAETKIVPVQEIPKGWYGLDIGPASVKLFSEALQDAKTILWNGPMGMFEIDAFARGTLSVAHAVGNAYALTIVGGGETAMAVHRAGESDSISFISTGGGAALELLEGKQLPGLVALPDRAV; encoded by the coding sequence ATGAATTTGCGAAAGCAAACCATCGACGACGTAAAGCTTCGCGGGAAGCGCGTCATCATTCGCGCGGACTTTAACGTCCCCCTCGACGAGTCGCTCCAAATCACCGATGACACCCGCATCCGCTCCACGCTGCCGACGATCAACCGCGTCGTCGATGAAGGCGCCAAAGTTATTCTCTGCTCTCATCTGGGTCGCCCCAAGGGAGCCTTTGACCCTAAGTACAGCTTGGCTCCTGTCGCGAAACGGCTGAGCCGGTTGCTCGGCAAAGACGTGATTTTTGCACCGGACTGTATCGGTCCCGCCGTCGAAAAGCTGGTCGCCAAAATGAATCCCGGCGACGTGATGCTGCTGGAAAACCTTCGTTTCCACCCCGGTGAAGAACAAAACGATGACGCCTTCGCAAAAGCGTTGGCGGCACTGGGCGATGTCTTCGTGAACGACGCCTTCGGTGCTGCCCACCGGGCCCATGCCTCGACCGTCGGCATTACCAAGTTCATCAAAGCTTCGGCGGCCGGTGCGCTCCTGAAGAAAGAAATCGAGTATCTGGAAGGCGCCGTGGCAAACCCCGTACGCCCGTTCGTTGCCATCCTGGGTGGCGCCAAGGTGTCCGGGAAAATCGGCGTCATCGAAAACCTGGGAAAGCGCGTCGACAAGGTCATCATCGGCGGCGGCATGGCCTTTACCTTCTTGAAAGCCAAGGGCCTGGAAATCGGCAACTCCCTCGTTGAAAAAGACATGCTCGATTTTGCGCGCGGCATTGAAGAGCACGCCCTCTCCCGCGGAGTGAAGTTCTATCTTCCCGTTGATTGCGTCGTCGCTGCCAGCCGTGAGCCCGGCGCAGAAACGAAGATTGTTCCCGTGCAGGAAATCCCCAAAGGCTGGTATGGCCTGGATATCGGACCGGCGTCCGTCAAGTTATTCAGCGAAGCCCTGCAGGATGCCAAAACGATTCTCTGGAATGGTCCCATGGGAATGTTTGAAATCGACGCCTTTGCGCGCGGAACGCTGTCGGTAGCCCATGCCGTCGGCAACGCCTATGCGCTGACCATCGTCGGTGGCGGTGAAACCGCCATGGCCGTTCACCGTGCAGGAGAATCGGACAGCATCTCCTTCATTTCAACCGGCGGTGGCGCGGCCCTCGAACTCCTGGAAGGCAAACAACTCCCCGGCCTGGTTGCGCTGCCGGATCGAGCAGTCTAG
- the tpiA gene encoding triose-phosphate isomerase, translated as MRIPLIAGNWKMNKTASEAATFVRELAQKAIPSPAVETVIAPPFTALDSVHRTLGLGSSIGLAGQNLHWEDHGAYTGEISAPMLKDLGCQYVILGHSERRAIFGERDAVIQKKLAAAFRHGLKPILCVGESLGEREAGRTAEIITGQLKGSLAGFTATHLATLTVAYEPVWAIGTGKAASPEQAVPVHQTIRQLLQQEWSSTIAQGTRILYGGSVTPQNVASFLASDEIDGALVGGACLQVESFASIIALAQKRTGH; from the coding sequence GTGCGTATACCCCTGATCGCCGGCAATTGGAAAATGAACAAGACCGCCTCAGAAGCGGCAACCTTCGTTCGTGAGTTAGCTCAAAAAGCGATTCCCTCACCGGCCGTCGAAACCGTCATCGCCCCGCCCTTTACCGCATTGGACTCCGTTCACCGCACGCTTGGTCTAGGCTCCTCCATTGGCCTGGCCGGCCAGAATCTGCATTGGGAGGATCACGGCGCCTATACCGGTGAAATCTCGGCACCGATGCTGAAAGATCTTGGCTGTCAGTATGTCATTCTCGGGCACTCCGAGCGTCGCGCCATCTTCGGTGAACGGGATGCCGTGATTCAAAAGAAACTGGCTGCCGCCTTCCGGCATGGGCTCAAGCCGATCCTCTGCGTAGGTGAATCATTGGGTGAACGTGAAGCGGGACGCACGGCCGAGATCATCACCGGACAACTCAAGGGAAGTCTGGCAGGATTTACGGCAACGCACCTGGCGACGCTGACAGTCGCCTACGAACCGGTCTGGGCAATCGGAACGGGCAAAGCCGCATCGCCTGAACAGGCGGTTCCTGTGCATCAAACGATCAGACAGTTGTTGCAGCAGGAATGGTCTTCTACCATTGCACAGGGGACCAGAATTCTTTATGGCGGAAGCGTCACCCCGCAAAACGTGGCCAGTTTTCTCGCATCGGATGAAATCGACGGAGCATTAGTCGGTGGGGCTTGCCTCCAGGTGGAGTCCTTTGCTAGTATCATCGCTCTCGCACAAAAACGAACGGGGCATTAA
- the secG gene encoding preprotein translocase subunit SecG, with protein sequence MLYTLVVILHVFVCFLMIGAILLQSGKGAEIGASFGGSSQTVFGSRGPANFLSKLTVGVAAVFMLTSFSLAILAKQRNFASTVIDLKPKETSSAPAAPPTPAAESHPAGDAPAAAH encoded by the coding sequence ATGTTGTATACGCTGGTGGTGATTCTTCATGTGTTTGTTTGCTTCCTGATGATCGGCGCAATTTTGCTGCAATCAGGAAAGGGAGCGGAAATCGGTGCGTCCTTCGGCGGATCGAGTCAGACCGTCTTCGGAAGCCGTGGCCCTGCAAACTTCTTGAGCAAATTGACCGTCGGCGTAGCGGCCGTGTTTATGCTGACATCCTTCAGCCTGGCCATTCTCGCCAAGCAACGGAACTTCGCGTCAACCGTCATCGATCTCAAGCCCAAAGAAACGTCGTCCGCTCCTGCCGCTCCTCCGACGCCTGCCGCCGAGTCGCACCCGGCGGGAGATGCTCCGGCAGCTGCGCACTAA
- a CDS encoding branched-chain amino acid transaminase — protein MLEPVDKIWMDGKLVPWAEANVHILTHSLHYGLAAFEGIRCYKGKSGSAIFRLQEHVDRLFDSAHIGMMEMPYDRKQISEAIVETVRANRLDACYIRPLVYIGYGAMGVHPGDNPIRVAVAAWRWGAYLGDEALANGMRARVSSFTRHHVNVSMTRGKISGYYVNSILAKREAKADGYDEAIMLDPEGYVAEGTGENIFIVRRGKIKTTPLTSILEGITRNSIIDMARERNISVTEERFTRDEMYLADEVFVTGTAAELTPVREIDNRRIGTGKPGPITLALQKAFFAIVRGEDPAHESWITRI, from the coding sequence ATGTTAGAGCCGGTTGACAAGATTTGGATGGACGGCAAGTTGGTTCCGTGGGCTGAAGCCAACGTCCATATTCTGACGCATTCTCTGCACTATGGATTGGCCGCATTCGAGGGAATCCGTTGCTACAAAGGCAAGTCGGGGTCCGCGATCTTTCGGCTTCAGGAGCATGTCGACCGTCTGTTTGATTCGGCTCATATCGGGATGATGGAGATGCCGTACGATCGCAAACAGATCTCGGAAGCGATTGTAGAGACGGTACGGGCGAACCGTTTGGATGCCTGCTACATTCGGCCTCTGGTGTATATCGGTTATGGGGCGATGGGCGTGCATCCCGGCGACAATCCGATCAGAGTGGCGGTGGCCGCCTGGCGATGGGGGGCCTACCTCGGTGACGAGGCGTTGGCTAATGGAATGCGCGCGCGGGTGTCGTCATTCACGCGGCATCATGTCAATGTGTCTATGACGCGAGGGAAAATCTCCGGATATTACGTCAACTCGATTCTTGCCAAGCGCGAGGCCAAAGCGGATGGGTACGATGAAGCCATCATGCTCGATCCTGAGGGCTATGTGGCCGAGGGCACGGGGGAGAATATTTTCATCGTGCGGCGCGGGAAAATCAAAACCACGCCTTTGACGTCCATTCTAGAAGGCATTACGCGAAACTCAATTATCGACATGGCGCGGGAACGTAATATTTCTGTGACGGAAGAGCGGTTTACCCGTGACGAAATGTATTTGGCCGACGAAGTGTTCGTGACTGGCACGGCAGCCGAGCTAACGCCGGTGCGGGAAATCGATAATCGACGAATCGGAACGGGCAAGCCCGGTCCAATCACTCTTGCGTTGCAGAAAGCTTTCTTTGCCATCGTACGCGGGGAAGATCCTGCGCACGAGTCCTGGATTACCCGCATCTGA
- a CDS encoding PilZ domain-containing protein encodes MPQATRFVIRTYHRIPVRCLLYYMGGEFLGKGTVVNMSRNGMRVLGDHQVVPGMELVLRLSLPDKDEPVEIQRVVVRWVRGLLFGAKIVTLAPDGEERVGSFLSARLRSYCASS; translated from the coding sequence ATGCCCCAAGCGACGCGATTTGTGATTCGAACCTATCATCGTATTCCGGTCCGGTGTCTCCTCTATTACATGGGGGGAGAGTTTCTCGGTAAGGGGACGGTGGTGAATATGTCGCGGAACGGGATGCGCGTCCTGGGTGATCATCAGGTGGTGCCCGGTATGGAATTGGTCCTGCGTCTCTCGCTGCCTGATAAAGACGAACCCGTGGAGATTCAGCGCGTGGTGGTTCGATGGGTTCGCGGTCTGCTGTTCGGTGCCAAGATTGTGACGCTGGCTCCGGATGGCGAGGAGCGGGTCGGGAGCTTCCTGAGCGCCAGACTGCGCTCGTATTGCGCCTCATCCTAA
- the rplU gene encoding 50S ribosomal protein L21 gives MYAIIETGGKQYRVESGSLLQVATLEGDVGSTIELDQVRLVHGDGGVVIGQPLVKGAKVTAEIVRHGRTRSITVFKKKRRKNYRRTRGHRQGFTSLRITGIATA, from the coding sequence ATGTACGCGATTATCGAAACAGGCGGGAAACAGTATCGAGTCGAGTCTGGGTCACTGTTGCAGGTGGCCACACTTGAAGGCGATGTGGGATCAACGATTGAGCTCGACCAAGTCCGTCTCGTGCACGGAGACGGCGGGGTGGTCATCGGACAACCTCTGGTGAAGGGCGCGAAAGTCACAGCGGAAATCGTCCGGCACGGACGCACCCGCTCGATCACCGTATTCAAGAAGAAGCGACGCAAAAACTACCGGCGCACACGCGGGCATCGTCAGGGCTTTACGAGCCTGCGCATCACCGGCATTGCAACGGCATAA
- the rpmA gene encoding 50S ribosomal protein L27, with product MATNKGGGSSRNGRDSNPQYLGVKAYGGETVKAGSIIVRQRGTKFFPGFNVDLGRDHTLFARVTGVVKFEGGEDRRKVSVYPTPVKA from the coding sequence ATGGCAACAAACAAAGGCGGCGGATCATCACGGAACGGACGGGACAGTAACCCACAGTATTTGGGCGTGAAAGCCTATGGCGGGGAAACCGTCAAGGCGGGCAGCATCATCGTGCGTCAACGCGGGACGAAGTTCTTTCCGGGATTCAATGTTGATCTCGGACGGGATCATACATTGTTCGCGCGAGTGACCGGCGTTGTGAAGTTCGAAGGTGGAGAAGACCGACGAAAAGTCAGTGTCTACCCCACCCCTGTCAAAGCCTAA